A single region of the Kwoniella botswanensis chromosome 1, complete sequence genome encodes:
- a CDS encoding peptide chain release factor 1, translating into MVLASRSRSIPRLPRRAFFSVPAVAYPIINRLCSCGCSKFKPSISSSHHQNRSYTSTTVATSHRNIPKVILRIWQSRRYTTEAEIDQTQDRWCTEIEERQAKLIESAKARVELYKKTIEQEMEVTDVQGQIGRAKIQRELGPLAQLWDKYMGLRKSIIDLQPELDDPDPTLRDLFLTEHTDLCAELDTLLTDELPKLLLPTPSTALLPCMISLNAGVGGLESALCTEDLARMYVRFAEKKGWKIEELSKVEGSGGKGGGGIRELTLKFDHSPYASQDEEEIFGLMQWEKGVHRIQRIPVNETMGRIHTSTVAVVVLPIYPDTEESPLVDPKDVKIDVMRARGAGGQHVNRTESAVRLTHIPTGITVSMQDSRSQHQNRAWAWDILRARLSEKKHNEEVEARRASRRDQVKGADRSDKIRTYNFNQDRLTDHRFGFTITGLQNVLDGDGLEDVITMMKRDLQERRLEALLQGEEDIDY; encoded by the exons ATGGTCCTGGCTAGTCGCTCTAGATCGATACCCCGTCTACCTAGACGTGCGTTCTTCAGTGTACCTGCTGTTGCCTACCCCATAATCAACAGATTATGTTCGTGTGGATGTTCAAAATTCAAACcatccatttcctcttcgcATCATCAGAATCGATCATACACAAGCACGACGGTAGCCACAAGTCATAGGAATATACCGAAAGTGATTCTCAGGATATGGCAAAGTCGTAGATACACGACCGAGGCTGAAATAGATCAGACTCAAGATCGATGGTGTACCGAGATAGAAGAGAGACAGGCGAAATTGATCGAAAGTGCCAAAGCTAGAGTGGAACTATATAAGAAGACGATAGAGCAG GAAATGGAAGTGACCGATGTTCAAGGTCAGATTGGTCGAGCGAAGATACAGCGAGAACTAGGTCCATTAGCTCAGTTGTGGGATAAATATATGGGtttgaggaag TCAATAATAGATCTTCAACCTGAACTGGACGATCCCGATCCCACATTACGAGATCTATTCCTCACCGAGCACACAGATCTATGTGCCGAACTCGATACGCTCTTAACTGATGAACTACCCAAATTACTCTTACCTACCCCCTCCACAGCTTTATTACCATGTATGATTTCTCTCAATGCTGGTGTCGGCGGACTGGAGTCTGCCTTGTGTACAGAAGACCTGGCAAGGATGTATGTCCGTTTCGCCGAGAAAAAGGGATGGAAAATCGAGGAGTTGTCTAAAGTTGAAGgatcaggtgggaaaggaggtggaggaatTAGAGAATTAACTCTGAAATTCGATCATTCACCTTATGCCtctcaagatgaagaagagatctttGGGTTGATGCAGTGGGAAAAGGGCGTACATAGAATACAGAGGATACCCGTTAATGAGACTATGGGTAGGATACATACGAGTACAgttgctgttgtt GTATTACCCATTTACCCCGATACGGAAGAATCCCCTTTAGTCGACCCGAAAGACGTCAAGATTGACGTAATGCGAGCgagaggagcaggaggtCAGCATGTCAACAGGACCGAATCTGCTGTTCGTCTAACTCATATACCAACGGGTATAACTGTATCCATGCAAGATTCGAGATCACAACATCAG AATCGAGCATGGGCGTGGGATATCCTAAGAGCGAGATTGAGCGAGAAGAAACATAACGAAGAAGTCGAAGCTCGTAGGGCTAGTAGGAGAGATCAGGTTAAAGGCGCCGATAGGAGCGATAAGATCAGGACGTATAACTTCAATCAG GACCGACTTACAGACCATAGATTCGGATTCACCATCACCGGCCTCCAGAACGTATTAGATGGAGatgggttggaagatgtgaTTACAATGATGAAACGTGATTTACAAGAGAGAAGGCTAGAAGCTCTGTtacaaggtgaagaagatatagattATTAG